A window from Micromonospora terminaliae encodes these proteins:
- the tuf gene encoding elongation factor Tu, whose amino-acid sequence MAKAKFERTKPHVNIGTIGHIDHGKTTLTAAITKVLHDQFPDLNPYTPFDEIDKAPEEKARGITISIAHVEYQTEARHYAHVDCPGHADYIKNMITGAAQMDGAILVVAATDGPMPQTREHVLLARQVGVPYIVVALNKSDMVDDEELLELVELEVRELLSSQEYPGDDLPVVRVSALKALEGDPEWTGKLMDLMNAVDTAIPQPERETEKPFLMPIEDVFTITGRGTVVTGRAERGILKPNEEVEIVGIREKSMKTTCTGIEMFRKLLDEARAGENVGLLLRGIKREDVERGMVVIKPGTTTPHTEFEATVYILSKEEGGRHTPFFQNYRPQFYFRTTDVTGVVTLPEGTEMVMPGDNTTMSVKLIQPIAMEENLKFAIREGGRTVGAGRVTKIVK is encoded by the coding sequence GTGGCGAAGGCGAAGTTCGAGCGGACTAAGCCGCACGTCAACATCGGCACCATTGGTCACATCGACCACGGTAAGACGACGCTGACGGCGGCCATCACCAAGGTCCTGCACGACCAGTTCCCGGACCTCAACCCGTACACGCCGTTCGACGAGATCGACAAGGCGCCGGAGGAGAAGGCCCGCGGCATCACGATCTCCATCGCGCACGTCGAGTACCAGACCGAGGCGCGTCACTACGCGCACGTCGACTGCCCCGGTCACGCCGACTACATCAAGAACATGATCACCGGTGCCGCCCAGATGGACGGCGCGATCCTGGTGGTGGCGGCGACCGACGGCCCGATGCCGCAGACCCGCGAGCACGTGCTGCTCGCCCGTCAGGTCGGTGTGCCGTACATCGTCGTGGCGCTCAACAAGAGCGACATGGTCGACGACGAGGAGCTCCTGGAGCTCGTCGAGCTCGAGGTCCGCGAGCTGCTCTCGTCGCAGGAGTACCCGGGTGACGACCTGCCGGTCGTGCGGGTCTCGGCGCTGAAGGCCCTCGAGGGTGACCCCGAGTGGACCGGCAAGCTCATGGACCTCATGAACGCTGTCGACACCGCGATTCCGCAGCCGGAGCGCGAGACCGAGAAGCCGTTCCTGATGCCGATCGAGGACGTGTTCACGATCACCGGTCGTGGCACCGTCGTCACCGGTCGCGCCGAGCGCGGCATCCTCAAGCCGAACGAGGAGGTGGAGATCGTCGGCATCCGCGAGAAGTCGATGAAGACCACCTGCACCGGCATCGAGATGTTCCGCAAGCTGCTCGACGAGGCCCGGGCCGGCGAGAACGTCGGTCTGCTCCTCCGCGGCATCAAGCGCGAGGACGTCGAGCGCGGCATGGTCGTCATCAAGCCGGGCACCACGACCCCGCACACGGAGTTCGAGGCGACGGTCTACATCCTCTCCAAGGAGGAGGGCGGCCGGCACACCCCGTTCTTCCAGAACTACCGTCCGCAGTTCTACTTCCGGACCACGGACGTTACCGGCGTCGTCACGCTGCCCGAGGGCACCGAGATGGTCATGCCGGGCGACAACACCACGATGTCCGTGAAGCTGATCCAGCCCATCGCGATGGAGGAGAACCTCAAGTTCGCGATCCGGGAGGGTGGCCGCACGGTCGGCGCTGGTCGCGTCACCAAGATCGTCAAGTGA
- the fusA gene encoding elongation factor G — protein MAAADALANVRNIGIMAHIDAGKTTTTERILFYTGITYKIGEVHEGAAVMDWMEQEQERGITITSAATKCEWKGHTIQIIDTPGHVDFTVEVERSLRVLDGAVAVYDGVAGVEPQTENVWRQADKYNVPRMCFVNKLDRTGADFFRCVQMMIDRLNATPLVLQIPIGLEGDHIGVVDLIGMRALTWRGETQKGEDYAIEEIPADLADSAAEWREKLMETLADVDDSVMEKYLEGEEISVEEIKAAIRRATIASKANPVLCGSAFKNKGVQPMLDAVVDFLPSPLDIPAIEGTATDGETPMQRKPSTSEPFAGLAFKIQTDKHLGKLTYVRVYSGVVESGSQVVNSTKDRKERIGKIYQMHANKREERSSAKAGDIIAVQGLKQTTTGDTLCDPANPVILESMTFPEPVIEVAIEPKTKADQEKLSTAIQRLAEEDPTFRVKLDEETGQTVISGMGELHLDILVDRMRREFNVEANIGKPQVAYRETIRRTVEKVEYTHKKQTGGSGQYARVIVSLEPLPLDNDSPTYEFANAVTGGRIPREFIPSVDAGAQDAMQYGILAGFPLVGVKLTLLDGQYHEVDSSEMAFKIAGSMVMKEAARKADPALLEPMMAVEVTTPEENMGDVIGDLNSRRGIIQAMEERHGARIVRALVPLSEMFGYVGDLRSKTQGRASYSMQFDSYAEVPQSVAKEIIAKATGE, from the coding sequence GTGGCCGCCGCAGACGCGCTCGCCAACGTACGCAACATCGGCATCATGGCGCACATCGATGCCGGTAAGACCACTACCACCGAGCGAATCCTGTTCTACACCGGCATCACGTACAAGATCGGTGAGGTCCACGAGGGCGCTGCCGTCATGGACTGGATGGAGCAGGAGCAGGAGCGCGGTATCACCATCACTTCCGCCGCAACGAAGTGCGAGTGGAAGGGCCACACGATCCAGATCATCGACACGCCCGGCCACGTCGACTTCACGGTCGAGGTGGAGCGGTCGCTGCGGGTGCTGGACGGTGCGGTCGCGGTGTACGACGGTGTCGCCGGCGTCGAGCCGCAGACGGAGAACGTCTGGCGGCAGGCCGACAAGTACAACGTCCCGCGGATGTGCTTCGTCAACAAGCTCGACCGGACCGGTGCGGACTTCTTCCGCTGCGTGCAGATGATGATCGACCGGCTGAACGCCACCCCGCTGGTGCTCCAGATCCCGATCGGGCTCGAGGGCGACCACATCGGCGTCGTCGACCTGATCGGCATGCGCGCCCTCACCTGGCGCGGGGAGACCCAGAAGGGTGAGGACTACGCGATCGAGGAGATCCCGGCCGACCTGGCCGACTCCGCGGCCGAGTGGCGCGAGAAGCTCATGGAGACCCTGGCCGACGTCGACGACTCGGTGATGGAGAAGTACCTGGAGGGCGAGGAGATCTCCGTCGAGGAGATCAAGGCCGCCATCCGTCGGGCCACCATCGCCAGCAAGGCCAACCCGGTCCTCTGCGGCTCGGCGTTCAAGAACAAGGGCGTCCAGCCGATGCTCGACGCCGTGGTCGACTTCCTGCCGTCGCCGCTGGACATCCCGGCGATCGAGGGCACCGCGACCGACGGCGAGACCCCGATGCAGCGGAAGCCGTCGACCTCGGAGCCGTTCGCCGGCCTGGCCTTCAAGATCCAGACCGACAAGCACCTCGGCAAGCTCACCTACGTCCGGGTCTACTCCGGCGTGGTCGAGTCCGGGTCCCAGGTGGTCAACTCCACCAAGGACCGCAAGGAGCGCATCGGCAAGATCTACCAGATGCACGCCAACAAGCGGGAGGAGCGCAGCTCCGCCAAGGCCGGCGACATCATCGCGGTCCAGGGTCTGAAGCAGACCACCACCGGTGACACCCTGTGCGACCCGGCCAACCCGGTCATCCTCGAGTCGATGACCTTCCCGGAGCCGGTCATCGAGGTGGCCATCGAGCCGAAGACCAAGGCCGACCAGGAGAAGCTCAGCACCGCCATCCAGCGGCTGGCCGAGGAGGACCCGACCTTCCGCGTCAAGCTGGACGAGGAGACCGGCCAGACGGTCATCTCCGGCATGGGCGAGCTCCACCTGGACATCCTGGTGGACCGGATGCGCCGCGAGTTCAACGTCGAGGCGAACATCGGTAAGCCGCAGGTGGCGTACCGCGAGACCATCCGCCGCACGGTGGAGAAGGTCGAGTACACCCACAAGAAGCAGACCGGTGGTTCCGGCCAGTACGCCCGGGTGATCGTGAGCCTGGAGCCGCTGCCGCTGGACAACGACTCGCCGACCTACGAGTTCGCGAACGCCGTCACCGGTGGCCGCATCCCCCGGGAGTTCATCCCGTCGGTGGACGCGGGCGCCCAGGACGCCATGCAGTACGGCATTCTCGCCGGCTTCCCGCTGGTGGGTGTCAAGCTGACGCTGCTGGACGGCCAGTACCACGAGGTCGACTCGTCCGAGATGGCGTTCAAGATCGCCGGTTCGATGGTGATGAAGGAGGCGGCCCGCAAGGCCGACCCCGCACTGCTCGAGCCGATGATGGCCGTTGAGGTCACCACTCCTGAGGAGAACATGGGTGACGTCATCGGCGACCTCAACTCCCGGCGGGGCATCATCCAGGCGATGGAGGAGCGTCACGGCGCTCGCATCGTCCGGGCCCTGGTGCCGCTGTCGGAGATGTTCGGCTACGTCGGCGACCTGCGGTCGAAGACCCAGGGCCGGGCTAGCTACAGCATGCAGTTCGACTCCTACGCGGAGGTTCCGCAGAGCGTCGCGAAGGAGATCATCGCCAAGGCGACGGGTGAGTGA